ctacaATTGCACTGGAAATACACATGCTGTGTTAGGAATGGAATGAGTCCTCAAAATATCTCTCTTGCTTCTCTGTTACTATCAGCGATGGCTCAGGCTATGTGTTTAGAAGTGAAGATGCTGCTAGTGGAGTGTTGGCCTCTTTCAGCCTCTTTAGCTTATTATGCAAGCCTCTAGTCCTCCTTTCCCATCCCTTAAACACTCATGTCACAACCATGTATCAGAAAGACAGTCACCCTTGAGGTAGCAAGGCCCACCCTGAGAAGTGAGTTAAAAGGCGTCCTTTTCAATGTGCCCAAATACTTTCAGGCACTGAAGATGAATGTAGAACATCTGGCAGCTGCTTTTCCATGCTTCTGCCTCTTCACATGGCAGCCCAGATGTTCTTCAGTCTTATTACTCCATTTGTCTGGCTCATAAACGTTAGGTGAGTGAGGAGCTACAGACCTTTTGAACCTTGTGGTCTCAAGGTCCACTTAGTTCATGTCTTCTTACTTGACCTCAAATGTGCCTAAGAAGACCGTCATTGAATACAACAGTCTCAGTGTGTGTAACAAAGAATCATAATGGAAAGAATCCCAAAGTGCTTTTCTTAGAGCTTATATAAGCCAAAAAATGTCTGAGATTCCTCAAAATTGACCAGAGAGAGCTCAGATACATTGACATATAAATGATCAGCACTGGTAAGATTGAACACTGCACCCAGGTAGCTGCTGCGGGCCCACATCTGCCCAGCAGTGCAGTAGCTCATCATCTTCCCCTCCATCATCACCAGATCCTGGGGATACTTAGAGTTCCTCATGTAGACCTTGTGACTCAGGGGCAGGTTGTTGCAAGACTGACCCCGAAAGTATACTTTGGAATATACAAAATACAGCCCAGTTTCATTGATCACAAGGCCACCCTTCTTATACTTCACTCCAGAAAGCAGGACAATTCCATAGGTGTCTTCCCATTCCAGAGGCATGGACCTTGAGTTGGGCTTGCctgaaataaattcaaaaggAGCTTTCAGCCAGGAATGTCATGCATCCAACAAACTAAGTTTCTATGGGAAAACCGCGGGTCCTTCCTTGAACAAATGTTTTACCCGGAATGACACAGCCTATATAGAACCGGCTGAGGGGCCAGAACTTGATCCATCACAGAATTTCTTAAACATTGTTGTCCTGTTTTGTCATCCACACAATTAGAACAATAGTATATATCCCAATCAATTGcagtaaaaaattattagaaaatattagcTCTCTGGaacaaagattttattattttcagaactAACACCAAAACTGCTAGGCATTGAGGTCCTTTCCTGAAGGAAAAAGCCAAATCCAAGGAACTCTAATGTCTTAAAGTTGGGAAGGATCTTAGGAACCATCTGGTCCATCTTCTCACCTGCAGTTAAGAATTTTTCAGCTCCTCAATTTGGGctacagtttccttttctttgtatcCCCACAGCATCAAGAACATAACCCAAATCTCTGCAGTACTAAAATCATCATAAGTGCCTGTCTTTCCCTATTAGATGTCAAGCTCCCTGGGGGCAAGAGCCATGTGCTACTCATCTTCACATCCCAAAATTGGCACACAGCAGGTACTCAATAAGTGTCTGCTGATCTGACTGGATCATTCTACAGTTTCTGCCTAAATAATACCAGGGACAATAGCCTACCACTTTCTGTGATATTTATCCACTTCTCAGTTATTTATGAAGTTTACAATGGGAGTGCCCATACCATATCATTTCACACCACTTTGCAGGCACAGGCTGAAAGTTGACAAGTGCCAGGACTGAGTTTCCCTTCTCACTCCTATTTATACTCTTGGACAAAACAGAGTAAAGCTCTTCCAGAAAACCAAGAAAGCACTGATGAAAATAAGTCCTCATTCCTCACCTTCTCAGCTCTCACCTTTTGGATCTGTGCCCCCAATCCCCAAGGGACTTGGGAATGACTGAAAAGAGTGAGGTCATGTACAGGGGTCATGTCATAATTAGCTCTAGGTCTCCAATTTAGAAGAGGCCCTTGCCCAGAGAATAGGGGCTCAAAGTATGTTTGCAAGACTGACTTGACAAGAAAGATGTTAGTATTGTTGGGTTCAAATACTGTCACCAGGAAGTAACAACTCTCTAGGGCCCAGTAATGAAACCAAGCAGCTATTCTGCCTGTTGCCAAAAGCTTTCCCAAATCCCACCTGTACCTTCCAGATACAGACCTGTTAAATGGGCCACTTTCCTCAGCTCCTTTCTTTCAGGGGGTGGACTAGGGTGGCCTGTGTGATAGAGGAATACATGTTAAAATGAAATACCAACAATGATTTTGGTGGgaatttaaatctcatttttttttttttttttttgagacagagtttcgctcttattgctcaggctgaagtgcaatagctcgatctcggctcactgcaacctctacctcccggattcaagcaattctcctgcctcagcctcccaagttagctgggattacaggcatgtaccaccacacccagataattttgtatttttggtagagacagggtttctccatgttggtcaggctggtctcaaactccccacctcaggtgatccgcctgcttcagccacccaaagtgctggagtgagccaccacacccagcctaaatcccatcatttaaaagaaaagattttaaaaccaTAAATGCCAACAGTCTAACATATACTAATCCTGTAAGTCTGAACTGTAGGACTCACAGTAGTCTATATTTCAGAAACgaagaagtaaaaaacaaaccaaattatGATTGATATATGCATAAATTATAATGTTACAATAAAACAtaattaatataaacatttattcataAAGAGCTGTCATGTCAATTACTGCATTTAGAACTCACCATAACCCTTTGAGGTATGTATTATTATCCCACCTTATCGATTGCAAAATGAGCTTAGAAGTTGGGTAACTAGTTCAAGAAGACCCAGTTAGACAGTATCAGAAATTGGACCACACCCTGGACTCCTGACTCCAATTCCAGGCCTCTGTCCACTCTGATTCTCTCGTCCCTAAGATTTACAGGACAGAGACTAAAGACTGCTGATCTGTCTGCGTGTCACCAGGTCTTCCCCCAATGACATTTTACACTCTGCTCCAAATTAATTATATTAAGAACTCAGACAATCACCTCATATCACTGAGGCTTAAACCCCTTTAATGGCTCCTTCCCAAAGATGCAGTTGTATATGCGTCTTCTTATCACACA
The DNA window shown above is from Callithrix jacchus isolate 240 chromosome 18, calJac240_pri, whole genome shotgun sequence and carries:
- the FASLG gene encoding tumor necrosis factor ligand superfamily member 6, whose protein sequence is MQQPFNYPYPQIYWVDSSASSPWAPPGTVLPCPTSVPRRPGQRRPPPPPPPPPLPPPPPPPLPPLPLPPLKKGGTHSTGLCLLVMFFMVLVALVGLGLGMFQLFHLQKELAELRESASQRHAVSSVEKQIGHPSPPPERKELRKVAHLTGKPNSRSMPLEWEDTYGIVLLSGVKYKKGGLVINETGLYFVYSKVYFRGQSCNNLPLSHKVYMRNSKYPQDLVMMEGKMMSYCTAGQMWARSSYLGAVFNLTSADHLYVNVSELSLVNFEESQTFFGLYKL